A window of Kribbella sp. NBC_00382 genomic DNA:
CGTTGCCCCCGGCACCGACCTTGCGCCGGCGGAGAAGTTCGACGCCCCGCCCTCGCTGCTCGACCCGTCGCTGCGGCGTCGACTCGCATGACCATCAGTTTTGGGATCATGACCGCTCCGCAGCAGGTTCCGTACGACGACCTGCTGCGGGTCTGGCGGGAGGCCGACGCCATCCCGGCGATCGAGCACGCGTGGCTGTTCGACCATCTGATGCCGATCGGTGGCGACCCGGCCGGACCGATCTTCGAGGGCTGGACGCTGCTCTCGGCATTGGCTGCGCAGACTGAACGACTACGCCTCGGCCTGCTCGTGACGAGCAATCGGTTCCGGCCGCCCGCGATGCTGGCGAAGATGGCCACGACGGTGGACATCGTCTCGGGCGGGCGGCTCGACTTCGGGATCGGCGCTGGGTCTCGGCCCAGTCTGCCGGCGGCTCGGCGCGAGTACGACGCGCATGGGCTGCCGTATCTCGACGCGACCGAGGCTGTGGAGAGTCTGGGTGAAGCGTGCACGATCATCCGGCGGCTGTGGACCTCGGCCGAGCCGTTCGACTTCCACGGTAACCGTCATGAACTCACGGGCGCGTTCAGCAATCCGAAGCCGGTCCAGCATCCACACCCGCCGATCCTGATCGGTGGCCGGTCGCTGGCGACCCTGCGGGTGGTCGCCGAGCACGCTGACATCTGGAATCACACCGGCGAGGATCTGGACGATGCTGTCAGCCGGAGTGCCGTGCTGGATCGGTACTGCGCCGAGATCGGCCGGGATCCGTCGGCGATCAGGCGGTCGATCCATCTGCCGGTCTCGTACGACGATCCGGCCGCCACGCGCGGGGCTATCGGCAAGGCCACCGCGGCCGGCTTCCAGCACGTCATCCTCAGTCTGCCGGCGCCCTTTCCCGTCGGTGTCGCCGAGTGGGTTGCCGAGGAACTCATCGCCCCTTCCGTGTAGTTGCTGTCGATCCGCAGGTCCGCCACTCGTGTAGAGGGTGAATGTTTGCTCGATGAAATGAGGTGGCGTGATGTCCGAGCCGAAGGTGTTGCTGAGTGGGTTGGGGATTCCCGAGTCGCCGCGCTGGCATGACGACCGGCTGTGGTTCTGCAACTGGATCGACCAGCAGGTGGTGGCCGTCGATCCGGACGGCAAGGCGGAGTACTTCGACGTACCGGTCGAGCAGTTGATGGGATGGTCCATCGACTGGCTGCCCGATGGGAGATTGCTGACGACGGGCGACAAGCTCCGGCGCTATGAGCCGGACGGATCGGTGGTCGTGCTGGCCGACCAGAAGGCGAACGAGATCGTGGTGGACGGGCGGGGCAACGCCTATCTCAACGGCGCGGACTTCGACTTCGCCGGTGGTGAGGCGCCCAAGCCCGGCTTCATCAAGCTGCTCACGCCGGACGGCCGGCTCCGCGAGGTTGCGGGGGACATCCAGTTCCCGAACGGCATGGTCATCACTCCGGACAACCGGACCCTTGTCATCTCCGAGTCGTTCGCCGGGCGGCTTACCGCGTTCGACATCGAGCCGGCCGGCGGACTGTCGAACCGGCGGGTCTTCGCCGAGGGGCTCGGGCCGGACGGCATCTGCCTCGACGCGGAGGGGGCGATCTGGGTATCGACCGGTGGCTCCTCGGTCGTGCGGGTGATCGAGGGTGGCGAGGTCCTGGAACGGGTCGAGCTGGCTTCGGAACGGGCTCCTTTTGCGCTCGCGCTTGGTGGTCCGGACGGGCGGACGTTGTTCGTCATGACCGCCGAGTGGCGCCCGGGGGACAGTATCGGAGACAACCTCGGGCGGTTGACCGGCGGGCCTCGTACGGGCGAGGTTCTGGCGTTCGAGGTCTCGGTGCCCGGCGTGATTTGACTCTTTCGAACAAGTGTTCGAACATCGGGGTATGGCGTCAGGTAGCGGAGTTCTCTGATGGGGTGGGACAACCCGCCGATTCCGTGGTCGGAGTTGGAGCGGAAGTTGTCGAACCGGTCGCGGCCGCCCGCGCCCGCGGACGAGCTGCTGGACGCCGACGGGGGAGACGGGCCGGCCTGGTCGCGGCACCGGCCGCCGTACGATCCGGACCCGGCGGACAAACCGCGCCGCCCCGACGGGCCGGTGGTGCCGTACGCGGAGCTGCACTGCCACTCGTACTACAGCTTTCTCGACGGCGCCTCCTCGCCGGAGCAACTGGTGGAGGAGTCGGTCCGGCTCGGGCTGAACGCGCTCGCGCTGACCGACCACGACGGGTTCTACGGCGTGGTCCGGATGGCCGAGGCGGCGGAGGAGTACGACGAGCTCCAGACCGTGTTCGGCGCCGAGCTGTCCCTCGAGCTGACCAAACCGCAGAACGGGACGGCCGATCCCGAGGGCAGCCACCTGCTGGTGCTGGCCGAGCGCCAGGAGGGGTACCACCGGCTGGCCGGCGCGATCACCGAGGCGCAGTTGCGCGGCCAGGAGAAGGGTCGTCCCGTCTACGACCTGGAGGAGCTTGCGGCGATCGGCGGGGACCACTGGCTGATCCCCACCGGTTGCCGCAAGGGCCTGGTCCGCCGTGCGCTCGAGCTGGGTGGTCAGGCCGACGGGCCGGCCGCGGCGGCGCGTGAGCTCGACCGGTTGACCGCGTTGTTCGGCAAGGACCGGGTGGTGGTCGAGCTGATCGACCACCAGTTGCCGGCGGACAGCACGCGCAACGCGGTGCTGGCCCGGCTCGCGGCCGACGCGGGGTTGCCAGTGATCGCCACCAACAACGTGCACTATGCCCAGCCCCGGCGGCACAAGCTCGCCGCCGCGATCGCCGCCGTCCGGGCTCGGCGCAGCCTCGACGCGATGGACGGCTGGCTGCCACCCGCCGGCACGGCTCACCTGCGCTCGGGGGAGGAGATGCTCGCCCGCTTCCACCGGTACGACGGGGCTGTCGCTCGGACCGTCGAGCTGGCCAACCAGCTGGAGTTCAGCCTGCGGGCGGCCAAACCGAGCCTGCCGCGTCAGGAGGTGCCCCAGGGGTACGACGAGATGGGCTGGCTGGAGAAGCTCTGTGAGGACGGGGTTCGCAAGCGGTACGCCGACAAGCCGAGGTACCGCGACGAAGCCGTCGCCAGGGTCAAGCGTGAGCTGAAGGTGATCAGGAGCCTCAAGTTCCCTGGGTACTTCCTGATCGTGCGCGACATCGTCATGTTCGCCAAGCGGAAGGGGATCCTCTGCCAGGGCCGGGGATCGGCGGCGAACTCGGTGGTCTGCTACGCGCTGGAGATCACCGCGGTCGACCCGGTGCAGTACGACCTTCCCTTCGAGCGGTTCCTGTCCGCGGCGCGGGACGAGGAGCCCGACATCGACGTCGACTTCGACTCCGACCGGCGCGAGGAGGTGATCCAGTACGTCTACGGCAAGTACGGCCGGCGCAACGCGGCCCAGGTGGCGAACGTGATCACCTACCGCCCGAAGCTCGCGGTGCGGGACATGGCCAAGGCGCTCGGGTTCAGCACCGGGCAACAGGACGCGTGGTCCAAGCAAGTGGACGCGTGGGGTGCGGTGCGCAGCAGCGTCGACCACGACATTCCACCTCCAGTGGTGGCGCTCGCCGAGGACCTGCTGAAGTTCCCGCGGCACCTCGGCATCCACTCCGGTGGCATGGTGCTGACCGACATCCCGGTCGGGCACGTGGTGCCGGTCGAGCACGCCCGGATGGAGAACCGGACCGTGCTGCAGTGGGACAAGGACGACTGCGCCTGGATGGGGCTGGTGAAGTTCGACCTGCTCGGGCTCGGCATGCTGGCCGCGCTGCAGTACGCGATGGATCTGGTCCGCGAACACCTCGGCGAGGACTGGAACCTGGACACGATTCCGAAGGAGGAGCGGGGCGTCTACGACCAGCTCTGCAAGGCGGACTCGGTCGGGGTGTTCCAGGTGGAGAGCCGGGCCCAGATGAGCACGCTGCCCCGGTTGCGGCCGCGCAGCTTCTACGACCTGGCGATCGAGGTGGCGCTGATCCGGCCCGGCCCGATCCAGGGTGGTGCGGTGCATCCGTTCATCCGGCGCAAGCTGGGGGAGGAGACGATCACCTATCTGCATCCCGCGCTGGAGCCAGTGCTGAAACGGACCCTGGGCGTGCCGCTGTTCCAGGAGCAGCTGATGCAGATCGCGATGAAGGTCGGCGGTTGCAGCGGTGAGGACGCCGACCTGCTCCGCCGCGCGATGGGCTCCAAACGCGGCGTGGAGAAGATCTCGTCGCTGAAGACCAAGCTGTACGACGGGATGGCGGCGAACGGCATCACCGGCGACACCGCGGACGAGATCTACGAGAAGATCGAGGCCTTCGCGAACTTCGGGTTCGCCGAGTCCCACTCGATCAGCTTCGCACTGCTCGTCTACGCCAGCACCTGGCTGCGGCTGCACTACCCGGCGGCCTTCCTCGCCGCGCTGCTCCGGGCCCAGCCGATGGGCTTCTACTCCCCGCAGTCGCTGGTCGCCGACGCCCGCCGGCACGGCGTCGAGGTGCTCCGTCCCGACCTGTTCACCTCCGGCGTCCATGCCACCCTCGAGTCCGGCGCCGGTGAGGTGGTTGCTACCGGCAATGATTCTTGCCTGGTGAGGGAGCAGCCGCCGATCGGGGATTTCGATCCGACGGTGCCGTTCGACTCGGACCTGCACCGGCGCGACGGCCGGCTCGTGGTGCGGCTGGGGCTGGCCGGGGTGAAGTCGGTCGGGGTGCCGGCGGCGACCACGGTCGTCGAGGAACGCGAGAAGAACGGGCCGTACGCCGATATGGCGGATCTCGTCCGGCGGACCGGGCTGACCGCGGTACAGCTGGAGGCGCTGGCGACAGCGGGGGCGTTCGACTCGTTCGGGCTGTCGCGGCGGCAGGCGTTGTGGAACGCGGGACGTGCTGCCGAGGAGCGTCCGGGGCATCTGTCCGGCGTGAGCAGCTCTGGTCCACCGCCGATGCTGCCCGGGATGACCGGAGTGGAGACGACGATGGCCGACCTGTGGGCCACCGGCATCTCACCCGACGACCACCCGATCCGGCATGTCCGCGCCGCCCTCGACGAGCGCGGCATCCTCCGCGCGAGCCAGCTCTCCACCGCCGAGGACGGCAGCCGTGTCTACGTCGGCGGCGTGGTGACCCATCGCCAACGTCCCGCCACCGCGGCCGGCGTCACCTTCCTCAACCTGGAGGACGAAACCGGCATGATCAACATCGTCTGCTCGAACGGCGTCTGGAACCGCTACCGCCGGATCGCCCGCGAATCCAGCGCGATGATCATCCGCGGCCGCCTCGAACGCTCCCAAGGCGTCACCAACCTGGTAGCCGACAAACTCGAACGCCTCCCACTGGCCGCCAAGACCACCTCCCGCGACTTCCGCTGACCGCCCACTAGCCTGACGGTTGTGGATGACCTTGCTGCTCAGGCGAAGTTGTGGGTGCAGAAGTGGCGGTGGTACCAGCGGAATTCGTTGCCGTGGAATCGGGGGCGGATCCACTGGGAGCTGATGCGTCGTGGGGCGTTCGCGCGGTGGCCATTGCACGGGAACGTGCTGGAGGCGTTCGCGGACGGGCGGCTCGAGGTCGGGGCGCAGACGATGTTCGAGCCCAATGTGTGGATCACGATGGGCGATGAGGGACGGGTGCGGATCGGCGAGGGGACGTTCCTGAACATCGCGGTGATGGTGGCCGCGCACGAGTTGGTCGAGATCGGGTCGCACTGCATGCTGGCCAACGGGTGCTTCGTGACGGACGCCAACCATCGCTTCGACGATCCCGACAGGCCGGTCCCGTGGCAGGGGTTCGATTCCAAGGGGCCGACGCGGATCGGGGACAACGTCTGGCTCGGTGCGAACGTTGTCGTCACCAGCGGGGTGACGATCGGCGATCGGTGCGTCATCGGCGCCAACAGCGTCGTCACGCAGGACATCCCCGCGTACTCGATCGCGGCGGGTGCGCCGGCGAAAGTGCTGCGCACCATCACGTACGAGAGCGCCGCGACGGACGGCTGAATTGTCGGTGGCGGCCGGTAGTACTGGGTGAATGGAACAGATCGGTCGACCCAGGGTTGTGGTCTCGGTGACGATGTCGGTCGACGGACGGGTCACGCTCAGCCGCGATCGGCTGCTGATGGACGAGAGTGCCTCGAAGGTCTGGCAATCGTTGGCGCCTGCCAGTGCCCAGATACTCGACAAGGCGCGCTCCGCACAGCTCGACAGCCTGTATCAACCTGAGGCGATCCTGGAGGGCAGCGGCTCGTTGGTCGCTGACTCTGCCGGACCGCTGACCGATCTGCCGACCGAGTTCGACTACTCGGTGGACCTGCTCTACAGCGATTTCCTGCCCGATGAGGTGGTCAAGCGACCCGGTCATGAGAAGTGGTTCGTCGTCGTCGACAGCCGCGGCCGGGTCACCTGGGAAGACGAGGACCACGGGGAGTGGGACGTCCTGGTGCTGGTCGCGCATTCCACTCCGGCGGCTTATCTCGCGCATCTCCGGACCCGACGCATCTGCTACTTGGTTGCCGGTGACGAACGGGTTGATCTCGCCGTCGCGCTGGGGCGCATGCGGGACCGGTTAGGTGTCAGTTGCGTCTTGTCCACAGCCGGCGGCGGGCTCAACGGCGCGTTGCTTCGGGCCGGTCTGGTTGATGAGATTCAGCTTCTGGTGCTTCCGGCTGTGATCGGCGGGCTCGGCACCCCGACGGTGTTCGACGGTCCTGAGCTCGGCGATCACGACCTGCCGACGCGACTGGAGTTGCTCTCCAGCCATACCGAAACAGACGGCATGCTCTGGCTCCGCTACAAGGTGGTCCGATAGAACACCCGCGCTGGCTCGTTGCTCGCTCCTCCATCGCGCGGGAACGAGAGTAGGCATGAGTGCCCGAGCGAGCGGGCCGAGGGTCGACCGTCTGGCGGGTTAGGTCGGGTGGGGTGGGGTTAGGTGGTTTATGAGGGTTTCGACCAGGGTGAGGAGGTTGGTGCGGGCTTGTCCGGCGCGGCCTCGACGGTAGCCGTTGTGGTGGCCCCAGAAGGCGGTTTGGACTGCGTGGAGTTGGGCCCAGCGGCCTACGCGGGTGCGGTCCAGGTGGGCGGCTTCAGAGAAGATGTCGAGGGTGCGGTGGAGGCGTCGGCCCGCGTCGGGGATGGTGAGGATGGTGAGGGCGCGGGTCTTGAGGAGGGTGCCGGCGTCGTAGGCGGGATCTCCGGCGTAGCCCTTGGGGTCTACTGCCAGCCAGGGTTCGCGGTCGGAGCGGAGGATGTTTTTGCCGTGGAAATCGCCGTGGATGACCAGGTTCGGTTGCTTGCGAGCGAGTTCCTGGATTGTTGATCGTGCGGCATCGAGCGCAGCGACAGGAAGTCCGTGGTCCAGCTCTCGGGCGTCCCTCTCGAGCTCCTCCTCCCAGGAGTCCGCTTGAGCCTGTAGGCGGGGGAGTACGGCAGGGGCGGGAACGGCTAGCCGCTGGCTCAGGCGGCCTGCTACCTCGGCGATCTCGTCCTCGTCGGTGAGGGAGGCGAGCGTTACCGGGTGGGCGCGTTCGAGGAGCATCGCGAAATGCTCGTCGTCGCGTTCGTACAGTTCGACGGCGCCGCGGCCCTGCCAGGTGGCGAACGCGTCGGGCTCGTACAGGTTGCCGGGGTGGGGGAAGGACACCTTCAGTACTGCGGGTCCCGCGCCTCTTCGTAGTACCGGAACGATGATCCCGACGCCGCCGAACATGACGGCGCCGTCCGGCTCGCAGTTCCAGCGCTCGAGTAGTTCGGCGACTAGCGAGGGGAGCGCGTCGAGCCACGGAGTACAGGCTTCGCCCTCACGAGCGACTGTGGTGCGAGTGAACTCGGCCGGGACGACGATCATCCGGATCAAGCTACCTCGCTGACGGAGCACTGATCTGGCCGAGCGCTAACTTCGGAGGATGCACAGAAGCCGAGTGTCTACTTTTCTGATCGACGTCCCGCGGGAGCAGGCGACGGAGGCTGCGACGTTCTGGTCGGCGGCCTTGGACGCGACGCCGGAGAGTGAGCCGGGCGAGCCGCAGTACACGGATTTGAAGGGAGCGTTGCCGGGGTTCGTGCTGGCTGTTCAGGCAGTGGATGACGAGCCGCGGTACCACCTCGACATCGAGACCGACGATGTCGCCGCTGAGGTTGCTCTGCGTCATCCCGCTCCACAGTGCGCCGGAGGACTTCGCGGCGCACGCTAATACGTGGGTGTAGGTGATTACCTTTCTGATCACGGGCAGTCGGCGATCAGAAAAGTGATCACGGGAGATGCTTTGGTTGCTGGTGGCATGGACTAAGGAGAACACCGTGCGCACCTAGGGTCGGGTGGGTGAAGACGGTATGGCGGGCGGTGGGGTTGTTTTGGTTGGCGCCGTTGGTGGGGGAGTTCCTGCTCGGGAATCAGCCGGTGACCGAGTTGCCGTCGATCTTGTTGTTCGCGCCGATGTACGGCGGTGGCGCGTTGCTGATCCGGGAGGTGGCACGGCGGGCCGGGATCGGGTGGACGGGGATCGTGCTGCTGGCAGCGGCGTACGGGCTGCTTGAGGAAGGGCCGATCGACCAGATGCTGTTCAACCCTGGGTACCTCGGGCTGGACAGCTTCGCAGGGTTTGCGCTGGTCCCGGGGCTCGGGGTGAGTGTGTCGCTGGTGCAGGGGACGGTGACGCTGCACACCATCTGGAGCATCTGCGTGCCGATCGCGCTGGTCGAAGGGTTCGCCCCGGAGTCGACGCGGCCCTGGCTTGGGCGGCTGGGGCTGACGGTGGTCGCGCTGATCTTCACTCTCGGGTCGACGTTGCTGGGGGTCATGCAGGCGGTCGGCTTCCACTTCGTCGCGTCGCCGGCGCAGTTCGCGGGCTCGGCGGTGGCTATCGCAGTACTGGTCGTCCTTGCCTTCGTACTGGGCCGGCGTGCAGGTCATCGGCGTACGGGCAAACCGGTGCCGAGCCCGCTCAGAGTAGGAGTAGTGGCCTTCGCGGCGACCAGCCTCTACTGGGTGGAGTCCGAGTTCCTCCCGGACGACTGGCTCCCCGAGTGGGTCTCCATAGCGTGGTGGTTCGTCCTCTTCGGCGGTACTACGGCCGCGATCGTCCACTGGTCGCGTGGCAAAGGCTGGGGCCCCCGCCACCGCCTGGCCCTCGCCACCGGCGCCCTACTGACCTACGCCTGGGCCGGCTACTCCCACGCGAGCGACATGGACAACGTCTCGCTACCCATAGCTCTACTCGGCAACACCCTCTTCGCCCTCGCAGCAGGCATCCTGGTCCTGATCCTCTGGCGAAGACTGGGGACGCCGAGAGGGGTGGAGCATGTCCGGTGACAGCATCAAAGAGCTGTCAGTACCAAGCGAGCTAGGGGTAATTGCCGACCTGGCACCAGTGGACGGCCAGGACCGGCCCGTATGGCTGGTGCTGGGGGAGGACGGCCAGATCAGCCGGTGGGACCTCGAGACTGGTGAGCACACGCCTGTCGGGATCACCACCGTCCCGTTGGAGCCAGACCATGATCCGTGGGACGGGCATGAGCTCCGCCGCCACCTCCATGCGTCCAGCGACGGCTCCTTCGCCGCGGTGGTCAATGACTTCGGCCGGTGCGGCGAGGTGCTCGACCTGCGGACCGGCGAGCTCACGTTGACCCTCGACAACGAGAGCGACGATCTGGAGACGGTGCCGTTCTCGCTGGCGTTCGCGCGACACAGGGGACGGGATGTCGTCATCCACCGCGCCGATTGGAACCGGCTGGACGTGTCGGACCCGGCGACAGGGAGGCTGCTCACCGATCGGGCGAGTCCGGTGCAGACCGAAACCGAGCACTCGCCGGAGCATTATCTCGACTACTTCCATGGCGCCTTGCGGGTGAGCCCCGACGGGCGGCAGGTAGTCGACGACGGTTGGGTCTGGCAGCCCGCCGGATTCCCGACCGTGTGGAGCCTCGAGCGCTGGATCGAGGACAACGTGTGGGAGTCCGAGGACGGTCCGACCAGAATCGAACTGTGCGACCGGGGGTACTACTGGAACCGCTCGGTGGTCTGGATCGACTCGGTCCGGGTGGCTCTCGAAGGGCTCGGTGACGACGACGCCAACAACATGTTGCCCGGTGCACGGATCTTCGACACCAGCCGGCGTACTCAGCTGCCGGGATGGAAGGCGGAGACAGCCCTGGAGTTGCCGGCCGTCGACGGACCGGCCGGGCGCTTCTTCAGCGATGGCGTCAGCCTGTTCAGCTCGGCCGAGACCGGGTTGTCGAAGTGGGACCTGGAGAAAGGAAGCCTGATCGAGGAGTGGGAGGGGTTCTCGCCGACCCACCACCACCGGGGTGCTGGGCAGTTCTTGCAGCTGGCCGACGGACTGGTCCGGCTCTGGCCGTAACGCGGTGCCGGGCTCGGGCCAAGTACTGGTGTAAACCGAGGCGAGAGGGTGGGTAGTGGCAGAACTACTGGAGATCGGGCGGGATCCCGCCGCGTTCGAGGCGTTCTATCGGGAGCACATCGAGAAGGTGCAGCGGTTTGTCGCCCGGCGAGTGGATGATCCGTTCCTGGCGGCCGACCTGACCGCCGAGGTCTTCCTCGCGGCGATCGACTCCGCGCACAGCTACCGGCCGGGCCGCGGTACGCCGACCGGGTGGCTCTACGGCGTTGCGCAGAACGTGGTCTCGTCAGAGCGGCGCAGGCAGGCCAGAGAGCTGAGGGCGAACCAGCGTGTCTCCGGGCGAAGGTTGCTGACGCCGGACGACGTGAGCCGGCTGGAGGAACGCATCGACGCCGAGGAGGGTGCACGCACGCTCCTGCGGGCAATGGACGAGCTGCCCGACGGCGAACGCGCGGTACTGGAGTTGGTCGCGCTGGATGGGATCTCACCGCAGGAGGCGGCGCAGGTCCTCGGTATCCGGGCCGCCACCGCAAGGGTCCGGCTGCATCGAGCCCGTACCCGGCTGCGTGACGGCATGCCACCGCCGATCACCTCACTCGCCGACATCACATCGGAGGCCACCTCATGAAGACATTCGAAGACGAACTGCTGACCGAACTCAAGACCGTCGTCGCGGAGCGAACCCACGCCGAGCCGACCGTAAAACGCAGGCGTCGCCTGGTCGTCGGCCTGGCTGCCGCCGTGACGCTGGCCGCCGGTACTGCGATCGCCGTACCGCTGATCGGTGGCGACAAGACCACCGCGACCGCGACCGCGACGACGTTCTCGGTGACGAGGGCGGCGGACGGCACAGCCCAGCTGACCATCACCGGCCAGGACCCGGATGAGCTGGAACGGGCCTTCGCGAAGACCGGGATCAAGGCAGAGGTGACGTTCCTGAAGCCAGGCGAGTACTGCCGCCGTACTCCGGTCGGCCAGAGCTCGCCAGAGCACATGCTGATCCGCTATTGGCTGGCCTTCAACGTGGCGAAGGCGGGCGGGCCTGGCGACCAGCTCCCCCGGCCGAAGTCCCGTGGCTGGACGCTGATCGTCGAGGCACCCACGCAGCAAGAGGTCCGGGTACGTCCCACCGATGGCGGGGACGGCGTGTATGGCGGGCTGGGCAAGAAGGACGCCCTCTCGGTCGACTTCCTGAAGGACGGCACCTTCGGCCCCTGCGTGGTGAGTCGCTAGAGCGAACCGGCGCGGCCGAGTAGGTACTGCTGCTCGGGGCCGCTGAGCGTCAGCCGGGCAGCGAGGCGGTACGCGTCTCGGGCGGCAGCGCTGTCGCCCGAGAGCTCGAGCAGATGCGCCCGGACGGCTTCGACCCGGTGGTGGTCTTTCAAAGCTGGGTCGATGGTGGCGAGGCGTTCGAGCCCGTACTCCGGGCCATGGACCATCGCGACCGCGACGATGCGGTTCAAACTCACCATCGGACCGGGGGCCAGCGTCTCCAGCAGCTCATAGAGGACGAGGATCTGGCGCCAGTCGGTGTCCTCGGCCCGGGCCGCCTCATCGTGTACTGCGGCGATCGCCGCCTGCAGCTGGTACGGGCCGATCGGTGCCGTCCGCAACGTGCCCGAGATCAACTCGGTGCCCTCGGCAACAAACCCACGGATCCACAACGACCGGTCCTGCTCGGGCAGCGGGATCAGCGCGCCGTCCGCCGACGTACGGGCCGGGCGGCGCGCGTCGGTCAGCAGCATCAGCGCGAGCAGCCCGGCGACCTCGCCCTCCGACGGGAGCTGGGCGAACAGCTGCCGCGCCAACCGGATCGCCTCAGCACTCAGCTCGACCCGCTGCAGGCTCTCACCCGAGCTGGCCGTGTAGCCCTCGTTGAAGATCAGATAGAGCACCTGCAGTACTGCGGCCAGCCGCTCCGGCAGCTCATCAGGCGGCGGCATCCGGAACTCCGCGCCCTGCTTCTTGATCGAAGCCTTGGCCCGGCTGATCCGCTGGCCGATCGTCGACTCCGGCACCAGGAATGCGCGCGCGATCTCGCCCGTGGTGAGCCCGCCGACCGCCCGCAATGTCAGCGCGATCTGCGACGGGGGAGTGAGCGACGGATGGCAGCAGAGGAACAACAGGGTCAGAGAGTCGTCAGAACCAACGGGCGCAGGCTCCACCGGCTCCAACGAAGCGACGGTCTCCTCGCGCCGGAGCCGGGCCGCTTCGCTGCGCAGCATCTCGATCCGCCGGCGCGACGCGACGGTGATCAGCCAGCTGCGCGGATTCTCGGGCAGCCCGTCGACCGGCCACTGCTGCGACGCGGCCAGCAGCGCCTCCTGGACGGCGTCCTCGCAGGTGTCGAACCCGCCGTACCGGCGTACCAGCGGGCCGACGATCTGCGGGGCGAGCTCCCGCAGCAGCTGGTCGATCATCAGCTGAAGGAACTCAGGTCCCGGATCGGCCGGACCTCGACGATGCTGAACGGCGCCTCCGGGATCTGCGGCACGATCTCCAGCGCACGCTCCATCGAGTCGCAGTCGAGCAGGTAGAACCCGGCCAGCTGCTCCTTCACCTCGGCGAACGGCCCGTCGGTGGTCATCGGCTGACCGTCGCGGAACAGCACCTGCTTGGTCGCCGCCGGATCGCCCAGCGAGTGCGACACGACCAGCTC
This region includes:
- a CDS encoding LLM class flavin-dependent oxidoreductase produces the protein MTAPQQVPYDDLLRVWREADAIPAIEHAWLFDHLMPIGGDPAGPIFEGWTLLSALAAQTERLRLGLLVTSNRFRPPAMLAKMATTVDIVSGGRLDFGIGAGSRPSLPAARREYDAHGLPYLDATEAVESLGEACTIIRRLWTSAEPFDFHGNRHELTGAFSNPKPVQHPHPPILIGGRSLATLRVVAEHADIWNHTGEDLDDAVSRSAVLDRYCAEIGRDPSAIRRSIHLPVSYDDPAATRGAIGKATAAGFQHVILSLPAPFPVGVAEWVAEELIAPSV
- a CDS encoding SMP-30/gluconolactonase/LRE family protein; protein product: MSEPKVLLSGLGIPESPRWHDDRLWFCNWIDQQVVAVDPDGKAEYFDVPVEQLMGWSIDWLPDGRLLTTGDKLRRYEPDGSVVVLADQKANEIVVDGRGNAYLNGADFDFAGGEAPKPGFIKLLTPDGRLREVAGDIQFPNGMVITPDNRTLVISESFAGRLTAFDIEPAGGLSNRRVFAEGLGPDGICLDAEGAIWVSTGGSSVVRVIEGGEVLERVELASERAPFALALGGPDGRTLFVMTAEWRPGDSIGDNLGRLTGGPRTGEVLAFEVSVPGVI
- a CDS encoding error-prone DNA polymerase translates to MGWDNPPIPWSELERKLSNRSRPPAPADELLDADGGDGPAWSRHRPPYDPDPADKPRRPDGPVVPYAELHCHSYYSFLDGASSPEQLVEESVRLGLNALALTDHDGFYGVVRMAEAAEEYDELQTVFGAELSLELTKPQNGTADPEGSHLLVLAERQEGYHRLAGAITEAQLRGQEKGRPVYDLEELAAIGGDHWLIPTGCRKGLVRRALELGGQADGPAAAARELDRLTALFGKDRVVVELIDHQLPADSTRNAVLARLAADAGLPVIATNNVHYAQPRRHKLAAAIAAVRARRSLDAMDGWLPPAGTAHLRSGEEMLARFHRYDGAVARTVELANQLEFSLRAAKPSLPRQEVPQGYDEMGWLEKLCEDGVRKRYADKPRYRDEAVARVKRELKVIRSLKFPGYFLIVRDIVMFAKRKGILCQGRGSAANSVVCYALEITAVDPVQYDLPFERFLSAARDEEPDIDVDFDSDRREEVIQYVYGKYGRRNAAQVANVITYRPKLAVRDMAKALGFSTGQQDAWSKQVDAWGAVRSSVDHDIPPPVVALAEDLLKFPRHLGIHSGGMVLTDIPVGHVVPVEHARMENRTVLQWDKDDCAWMGLVKFDLLGLGMLAALQYAMDLVREHLGEDWNLDTIPKEERGVYDQLCKADSVGVFQVESRAQMSTLPRLRPRSFYDLAIEVALIRPGPIQGGAVHPFIRRKLGEETITYLHPALEPVLKRTLGVPLFQEQLMQIAMKVGGCSGEDADLLRRAMGSKRGVEKISSLKTKLYDGMAANGITGDTADEIYEKIEAFANFGFAESHSISFALLVYASTWLRLHYPAAFLAALLRAQPMGFYSPQSLVADARRHGVEVLRPDLFTSGVHATLESGAGEVVATGNDSCLVREQPPIGDFDPTVPFDSDLHRRDGRLVVRLGLAGVKSVGVPAATTVVEEREKNGPYADMADLVRRTGLTAVQLEALATAGAFDSFGLSRRQALWNAGRAAEERPGHLSGVSSSGPPPMLPGMTGVETTMADLWATGISPDDHPIRHVRAALDERGILRASQLSTAEDGSRVYVGGVVTHRQRPATAAGVTFLNLEDETGMINIVCSNGVWNRYRRIARESSAMIIRGRLERSQGVTNLVADKLERLPLAAKTTSRDFR
- a CDS encoding acyltransferase; the encoded protein is MDDLAAQAKLWVQKWRWYQRNSLPWNRGRIHWELMRRGAFARWPLHGNVLEAFADGRLEVGAQTMFEPNVWITMGDEGRVRIGEGTFLNIAVMVAAHELVEIGSHCMLANGCFVTDANHRFDDPDRPVPWQGFDSKGPTRIGDNVWLGANVVVTSGVTIGDRCVIGANSVVTQDIPAYSIAAGAPAKVLRTITYESAATDG
- a CDS encoding RibD family protein, yielding MEQIGRPRVVVSVTMSVDGRVTLSRDRLLMDESASKVWQSLAPASAQILDKARSAQLDSLYQPEAILEGSGSLVADSAGPLTDLPTEFDYSVDLLYSDFLPDEVVKRPGHEKWFVVVDSRGRVTWEDEDHGEWDVLVLVAHSTPAAYLAHLRTRRICYLVAGDERVDLAVALGRMRDRLGVSCVLSTAGGGLNGALLRAGLVDEIQLLVLPAVIGGLGTPTVFDGPELGDHDLPTRLELLSSHTETDGMLWLRYKVVR
- a CDS encoding aminoglycoside phosphotransferase family protein; this encodes MIVVPAEFTRTTVAREGEACTPWLDALPSLVAELLERWNCEPDGAVMFGGVGIIVPVLRRGAGPAVLKVSFPHPGNLYEPDAFATWQGRGAVELYERDDEHFAMLLERAHPVTLASLTDEDEIAEVAGRLSQRLAVPAPAVLPRLQAQADSWEEELERDARELDHGLPVAALDAARSTIQELARKQPNLVIHGDFHGKNILRSDREPWLAVDPKGYAGDPAYDAGTLLKTRALTILTIPDAGRRLHRTLDIFSEAAHLDRTRVGRWAQLHAVQTAFWGHHNGYRRGRAGQARTNLLTLVETLINHLTPPHPT
- a CDS encoding VOC family protein, with protein sequence MSTFLIDVPREQATEAATFWSAALDATPESEPGEPQYTDLKGALPGFVLAVQAVDDEPRYHLDIETDDVAAEVALRHPAPQCAGGLRGAR